In a single window of the Pseudobacteroides sp. genome:
- a CDS encoding histidine triad nucleotide-binding protein codes for MSDCIFCKIINKEIPSTAVYENDKVYAFKDINPAAPVHVLIVPKQHISSMNEIDESTSSYLIDIHMAAKKIAADLGIKDTGYRLINNCGSDGGQTVFHLHYHLIGGKNLGPNLL; via the coding sequence ATGAGCGATTGTATATTTTGCAAAATTATAAACAAAGAAATTCCATCAACAGCAGTTTATGAGAATGACAAGGTCTATGCCTTTAAGGATATAAACCCTGCAGCACCTGTACATGTTTTGATTGTGCCTAAACAACATATATCAAGCATGAATGAAATAGATGAAAGCACCTCCTCATATCTGATAGACATCCATATGGCAGCTAAGAAAATAGCAGCTGATTTGGGTATAAAAGATACCGGTTACAGGTTGATCAATAACTGCGGTTCTGATGGAGGTCAGACAGTTTTCCACTTACACTATCATTTAATTGGTGGAAAAAATTTAGGGCCAAACTTATTGTAA
- the alaS gene encoding alanine--tRNA ligase produces MQKLGLNELRERYLSFFESKGHLRLPSFPLVPQNDASLLLINSGMAPLKPYFTGKEEPPRKKVTTCQKCIRTPDIENVGKTARHGTFFEMLGNFSFGDYFKNEAIPWAWEFITKDLQIPEERLWISIYEDDDEAFEIWNKSVGIPAEKIVRMGKKDNFWEIGTGPCGPCSEIYFDRGEDKGCGSPDCKVGCDCDRYIEFWNLVFTQFNRDDEGNYTRLANPNIDTGMGLERLACIMQDVNNLFEVDTVRNVLSNVCSIAGVEYGNNSKTDVSIRVITDHIRSTTMMVSDGVIPSNEGRGYVLRRLLRRAARHGKLLGIEGQFLYNLAMVVINESKEAYPELLEKADYIQKVIKIEEEKFQHTIDQGLAILNGYISELKSSGGKVLSGDKAFKLHDTYGFPFDLTREIVEENGFSVDEDEFKAEMQKQKDTARIAHGNKDGAGWDESIYSQLDKAIKTEFIGYDNFECESTILFIIKDGQLVDNVQECDDAVIILDKTAFYGESGGQAGDIGYLQAKNALFKVNDCKKTADGKFLHIGKVEKGLIEKGSTIAAKVDVSSRMSTARNHTVTHLLQKALRNVLGSHINQAGSLVEPTRLRFDFSHFTPVTEDELKQIENEVNQKILENLSVSAREMSLDEAKKSGATALFGEKYGNTVRVVKIGDYSMELCGGTHLSTTSQASLIKIVSESGVAAGVRRIEALTGLGAIQYYSEKERLLGDVAAALKASPQDCLKKVEILTNEIKAGQKEIEQLRSKLVAGSIDDILSKAAIVKGVKVITAKYEGLDMDGLRNTSDMLKNKIGSGVVVIASNFEDKVNFVVTATKDTLEKGIHCGNIIKETAKIAGGGGGGRPDMAQAGGKDVTKIKDALDHSIKVIESQIKS; encoded by the coding sequence ATGCAAAAACTAGGTTTAAATGAGCTGCGAGAAAGATATTTGAGTTTTTTTGAAAGCAAGGGACATTTACGCCTTCCAAGCTTTCCCCTTGTCCCTCAAAATGATGCCAGCCTCTTACTTATAAATTCGGGTATGGCCCCTTTAAAACCATACTTCACCGGAAAAGAAGAGCCACCTAGAAAAAAAGTCACCACCTGCCAGAAGTGCATAAGAACACCCGATATTGAAAACGTAGGAAAGACCGCAAGGCATGGTACATTCTTTGAAATGCTGGGCAACTTTTCTTTTGGAGATTATTTTAAAAATGAGGCTATTCCATGGGCATGGGAGTTCATTACCAAAGACCTTCAAATCCCTGAAGAAAGGCTTTGGATATCCATTTATGAGGATGATGATGAAGCCTTTGAAATTTGGAACAAATCTGTGGGAATACCTGCCGAAAAAATAGTACGTATGGGTAAGAAGGACAACTTCTGGGAAATCGGTACAGGTCCATGCGGTCCTTGCTCTGAGATATATTTCGACAGGGGTGAAGACAAAGGCTGCGGCAGTCCTGACTGTAAAGTAGGCTGCGACTGCGACAGATATATTGAGTTTTGGAACCTTGTTTTTACACAGTTTAACAGGGATGACGAAGGCAACTATACAAGACTTGCAAACCCTAACATCGATACAGGAATGGGCCTTGAGAGGCTTGCCTGCATTATGCAGGATGTAAATAATCTTTTTGAGGTTGATACAGTAAGGAATGTTCTTAGCAATGTTTGCAGCATTGCAGGCGTTGAGTACGGAAACAACAGTAAGACAGACGTATCAATCAGAGTAATTACCGACCATATTAGAAGCACAACCATGATGGTTTCAGATGGTGTCATTCCATCTAATGAAGGAAGGGGCTATGTTTTAAGGAGGCTTCTAAGAAGGGCTGCAAGGCACGGAAAGCTTCTTGGCATCGAGGGACAATTCCTTTACAACCTGGCAATGGTAGTTATAAACGAATCAAAGGAAGCCTATCCTGAGCTTTTGGAAAAGGCTGATTATATTCAAAAGGTTATCAAAATTGAGGAAGAAAAGTTCCAGCACACCATCGATCAGGGTCTTGCGATTCTAAACGGTTATATCAGCGAGTTGAAATCAAGCGGCGGAAAAGTGCTCTCAGGTGATAAAGCATTTAAGCTTCATGATACCTATGGTTTTCCTTTTGATCTTACACGTGAGATTGTTGAAGAAAATGGTTTTTCAGTAGATGAAGATGAATTCAAAGCTGAAATGCAAAAGCAAAAAGATACGGCTAGAATTGCACATGGCAATAAAGACGGTGCCGGATGGGATGAAAGTATCTACTCACAACTAGATAAAGCAATTAAGACTGAGTTCATAGGATATGACAATTTTGAGTGTGAATCCACCATTTTGTTTATTATAAAGGATGGTCAACTGGTTGACAATGTCCAAGAATGTGATGATGCTGTTATAATCCTTGATAAGACTGCATTCTACGGTGAAAGCGGCGGTCAGGCAGGCGATATCGGCTATCTGCAAGCAAAAAATGCACTTTTCAAGGTAAACGACTGCAAAAAAACAGCTGACGGCAAATTCCTGCATATCGGAAAGGTAGAAAAGGGACTTATTGAAAAAGGTTCTACCATAGCTGCTAAGGTTGATGTTTCAAGCAGGATGTCAACAGCAAGAAACCATACTGTTACCCATCTGCTGCAAAAGGCACTCAGAAACGTGCTTGGAAGTCATATTAACCAGGCAGGTTCACTGGTAGAACCCACCAGGCTCAGATTCGATTTTTCACATTTTACTCCTGTAACTGAAGATGAGCTTAAGCAAATAGAAAATGAAGTAAATCAAAAAATACTTGAGAATTTATCTGTATCAGCTAGGGAAATGAGCCTCGATGAAGCGAAGAAATCAGGTGCTACAGCTTTGTTCGGTGAGAAATACGGAAATACTGTAAGGGTGGTAAAAATAGGTGATTACAGTATGGAATTGTGTGGGGGAACTCACCTCTCAACGACATCACAGGCATCCCTTATAAAGATAGTAAGTGAAAGCGGTGTAGCGGCAGGTGTGAGAAGAATTGAAGCCCTTACAGGCTTAGGTGCTATCCAGTACTACAGCGAGAAGGAAAGACTGCTTGGTGATGTAGCAGCGGCTTTAAAAGCATCCCCGCAGGATTGCCTTAAAAAGGTTGAAATTCTCACCAATGAAATAAAAGCAGGTCAAAAAGAGATTGAGCAGCTGCGAAGCAAGCTGGTAGCAGGTTCGATTGATGATATATTGTCAAAGGCTGCAATTGTTAAAGGAGTCAAAGTCATTACAGCCAAGTATGAAGGACTTGATATGGACGGCCTTAGAAACACTTCAGATATGCTTAAAAATAAAATTGGTTCAGGTGTTGTAGTTATTGCTTCTAATTTTGAGGATAAGGTAAATTTCGTTGTAACAGCGACAAAAGATACCTTAGAAAAAGGAATCCACTGCGGCAACATTATCAAGGAAACTGCAAAGATTGCAGGAGGAGGCGGCGGTGGACGCCCTGATATGGCTCAAGCCGGAGGCAAGGATGTAACTAAAATAAAAGATGCACTGGATCACAGTATAAAGGTGATTGAGTCTCAGATAAAATCTTGA
- a CDS encoding AI-2E family transporter, which translates to MMNLKRKLLIYIVIILILVLTFMFIIKYKEKIIDIVVPFFIAIVIAYSLKPLVLKLETKNIPRSLSIIMIYFVLTSVIIATTIFIIPELIGNTKELMDKLPELTTKYQKLFNSYISNIQSSKWSPEIKGAILKEIQNGSNNVQDFIMRTLSKGLNTTMKAVTIFLDLTLSLIIAYYFIKDSRSFRDGFLSLVPRKWRNGLVNTGREVNEILSNFIQGQLFTALIVGILEAIGLFLINSKYPFILGLIGGIANIIPYFGPFLGCLPAVALALIESPIKALWTIVIFALVQQIDNAFISPKIIEGKLGLHPLTTILAVLIGGEFFGIIGMLISVPIFAIIKVILKRSVEAIV; encoded by the coding sequence ATGATGAATTTAAAAAGAAAGCTACTAATTTACATAGTTATTATATTGATTTTAGTTTTAACATTCATGTTTATAATAAAGTACAAAGAAAAGATTATAGATATTGTCGTGCCTTTTTTTATTGCAATTGTAATAGCCTACTCCTTAAAGCCTCTTGTATTAAAGCTGGAGACAAAAAACATCCCTCGTTCCCTCAGTATAATAATGATCTATTTTGTTCTTACTTCGGTAATCATAGCTACGACAATATTTATTATTCCCGAGCTTATCGGCAACACAAAAGAGCTTATGGATAAACTGCCTGAGCTGACCACTAAATATCAGAAGCTTTTTAACAGCTACATATCCAATATTCAGTCCAGCAAATGGTCTCCGGAGATAAAGGGTGCAATACTCAAGGAGATTCAAAACGGTTCGAACAACGTGCAGGATTTTATCATGAGAACACTTTCAAAAGGCTTAAACACCACAATGAAAGCAGTTACCATTTTCCTTGATCTCACCCTGTCTCTTATTATTGCATACTACTTTATAAAGGATTCCAGGTCCTTCAGGGACGGATTCCTGTCCCTTGTACCAAGGAAATGGCGCAACGGACTTGTTAACACAGGAAGAGAGGTAAATGAAATTTTATCCAACTTTATACAGGGTCAGCTCTTTACCGCACTCATTGTAGGAATTTTGGAAGCAATAGGACTATTTCTTATAAATTCCAAGTATCCATTCATATTAGGCTTGATTGGAGGGATTGCAAACATTATACCTTATTTCGGGCCATTTTTAGGCTGCCTTCCGGCAGTTGCATTAGCCCTTATTGAATCACCCATTAAAGCACTGTGGACAATAGTAATTTTTGCATTGGTACAACAGATTGACAACGCATTTATATCTCCAAAAATAATTGAAGGAAAACTGGGCCTCCATCCTCTTACTACCATCCTTGCCGTACTTATTGGAGGTGAGTTTTTCGGTATAATCGGAATGCTTATTTCTGTTCCCATTTTCGCAATCATAAAAGTCATATTAAAAAGATCGGTTGAAGCAATAGTATAA
- a CDS encoding YtxH domain-containing protein yields the protein MRGGFTRGLVIGGLIGASIGMIKNSDMMKPRSRRRMMRAGRNMIRRTGNALGDVIDLLR from the coding sequence ATGAGAGGCGGTTTTACCAGAGGATTAGTAATAGGTGGCTTAATCGGTGCATCTATCGGAATGATTAAAAATTCAGATATGATGAAGCCTAGAAGCAGAAGGCGTATGATGAGAGCCGGAAGAAACATGATCAGAAGAACAGGCAACGCACTTGGCGATGTAATAGATTTACTTAGATAA
- a CDS encoding PRC-barrel domain-containing protein, which yields MERYSEVMGLPVICVDNGKKIGTVRDLVFYPKLKKVRAILLERTGCHISKKAILLDEVLSLGKDAVIVSDCSCAKKISEIEKNENMGKKGTLIGLRIYSKSGEDFGTVKDILFDFKTGTIEGLELSDCLVYDIIQGRNIIPLFGKVEFSEENILVDREAIDEMQNTGGGLIKKLLPNENNEKR from the coding sequence TTGGAAAGATATAGCGAGGTAATGGGATTACCTGTAATATGTGTTGATAACGGAAAGAAAATTGGCACAGTACGCGATTTGGTTTTTTATCCCAAATTAAAAAAAGTTAGAGCGATCTTACTCGAACGAACCGGATGCCATATCAGCAAAAAAGCCATATTATTGGACGAAGTGTTAAGTTTGGGCAAAGATGCTGTAATTGTCAGCGATTGCTCATGTGCCAAAAAGATTAGTGAAATTGAAAAAAATGAAAATATGGGTAAAAAGGGCACTCTAATAGGGCTGCGTATATATTCCAAGTCAGGTGAAGATTTCGGAACAGTTAAAGATATTTTATTTGATTTTAAGACAGGGACTATCGAAGGTCTTGAGCTCTCTGATTGCCTTGTTTACGATATAATTCAAGGCAGAAATATAATCCCGTTATTTGGCAAAGTAGAATTCAGTGAAGAAAACATACTAGTGGATAGGGAAGCCATCGATGAAATGCAGAATACAGGCGGCGGCCTCATAAAGAAGCTACTTCCCAATGAAAACAATGAAAAGAGGTGA
- a CDS encoding DUF1015 domain-containing protein: protein MYSLFDKLGIRVPKVLMPVKENDMCKWAVVACDQYSSQPEYWQKAEEIVGSRPSTLKLTLPEVYLGKPEESIRIDAINKNMIEYTKNGILEEQEGFILVDRKTSHAESRKGLMVLMDLEKYNYNEGSQSLIRATERTDVNRLPPRIKIRQNASLELPHIMVLIDDPNKTVIEPLFDMKDKMTCLYDFELMLGGGHIKGYRIDDGKITEGILSAIEKLADPEGFKARYQVGDEKGVLLFAVGDGNHSLASAKAHWENIKSDCSEVERELHPARFALVELVNVHDEGIKFEPIHRVVFNIELEEFVSKMQSFYGDSSKVELVKCSTKDEMKAQLGKMNGNSVHCLPVITSAGFGIIEVRCPKCNLEVGTLQIFLDELILADKKVEIDYIHGEDVVDSLGSKSGNIGFYLPVMDKNDLYKTVILDGVLPKKTFSMGEAEEKRFYLECRKIV, encoded by the coding sequence ATGTATAGTTTGTTTGATAAATTGGGAATAAGGGTTCCTAAAGTATTGATGCCGGTTAAAGAAAACGATATGTGTAAATGGGCGGTAGTCGCTTGTGATCAGTATTCTTCGCAACCGGAATACTGGCAAAAAGCAGAAGAAATCGTTGGGAGCAGACCATCCACATTAAAGCTGACTCTCCCGGAGGTTTATCTGGGTAAGCCTGAAGAATCAATCAGAATTGACGCAATAAATAAAAATATGATTGAATATACAAAAAATGGCATCCTTGAAGAGCAGGAAGGTTTTATCCTGGTAGACAGAAAAACCTCCCATGCCGAGTCAAGAAAGGGCTTAATGGTTCTTATGGACTTGGAAAAATATAATTACAACGAAGGATCACAATCCCTTATCAGGGCTACGGAGCGTACAGATGTCAACAGGCTTCCGCCTAGGATCAAGATAAGGCAAAATGCAAGTCTTGAGCTTCCTCATATTATGGTGCTTATAGATGATCCTAATAAAACTGTCATAGAGCCATTGTTTGATATGAAAGATAAAATGACATGTCTCTACGATTTTGAGCTGATGCTTGGCGGAGGACACATAAAAGGTTATAGAATAGATGACGGTAAAATTACAGAAGGTATATTAAGTGCTATCGAAAAGCTTGCTGATCCTGAAGGATTTAAAGCAAGGTATCAGGTGGGGGATGAAAAAGGAGTATTGCTGTTTGCGGTTGGAGACGGAAATCATTCACTTGCTTCAGCGAAAGCACACTGGGAGAATATTAAATCTGACTGTTCGGAGGTAGAAAGGGAATTGCACCCCGCAAGGTTTGCATTAGTGGAGCTTGTAAATGTTCATGATGAAGGCATAAAGTTCGAACCCATCCACAGAGTGGTATTTAATATCGAGTTAGAAGAGTTTGTTAGTAAGATGCAAAGCTTTTACGGAGACTCTTCGAAAGTAGAACTGGTAAAGTGTAGTACAAAGGATGAGATGAAAGCACAACTTGGCAAAATGAACGGCAATAGTGTCCATTGTCTGCCCGTTATAACAAGTGCTGGTTTTGGCATTATAGAGGTTCGGTGCCCAAAGTGCAATCTGGAAGTGGGTACACTGCAGATTTTCCTTGATGAGCTTATCTTAGCAGATAAAAAGGTGGAGATTGACTATATACACGGAGAAGATGTAGTTGATTCCCTTGGCAGCAAAAGCGGGAATATAGGTTTCTACCTTCCTGTAATGGATAAAAATGATTTATATAAGACTGTTATATTGGATGGCGTTTTGCCAAAGAAGACATTCTCCATGGGAGAAGCTGAGGAAAAGCGTTTTTATCTTGAGTGCAGGAAAATAGTATAA
- a CDS encoding purine-nucleoside phosphorylase: MDNMMVKIKETAEFISSKLSIKPEIAIILGSGLGPLVERIEDGKEIEYSDIPNFPLTTVEGHAGKLVSGTLGGKRVLALKGRFHYYEGYDVSQVVFPIRVLKQMGINNIIVTNAAGGINSGFKAGDIMAITDHIGLFAPSALRGRNIQELGPRFPDMTNAYDKGAVALFQKVGTELGIEIKKGIYAYAKGPMYETPAEILALRVMGADAVGMSTVPEVVTAVHSGMKVMGISCITNMAAGILNQPLNHEEVMKTAKDVENNFVSVVLKFVQNWDI; encoded by the coding sequence ATGGATAATATGATGGTTAAAATTAAAGAAACAGCAGAGTTTATAAGTTCCAAGCTCAGTATTAAACCGGAGATTGCTATTATTCTAGGCTCTGGATTAGGTCCTTTGGTAGAACGAATAGAAGACGGAAAAGAGATAGAGTACAGTGACATACCTAATTTTCCTCTTACAACAGTGGAAGGACATGCGGGTAAATTGGTATCAGGCACCCTCGGGGGAAAGAGGGTATTAGCCTTAAAGGGAAGGTTCCACTACTACGAGGGCTATGATGTTTCGCAGGTGGTTTTTCCAATAAGGGTATTAAAACAAATGGGTATAAACAATATAATAGTAACAAACGCAGCGGGTGGAATAAACAGCGGTTTTAAAGCCGGAGACATAATGGCAATTACAGACCATATAGGTTTATTTGCTCCTTCGGCTCTAAGGGGAAGAAATATTCAGGAATTGGGTCCTAGGTTTCCGGATATGACAAATGCCTATGACAAAGGTGCTGTGGCACTTTTCCAAAAGGTTGGGACCGAGCTTGGGATTGAAATTAAGAAGGGCATCTATGCTTATGCAAAGGGGCCTATGTACGAAACTCCCGCAGAAATATTGGCATTAAGGGTAATGGGAGCTGACGCAGTGGGAATGTCCACAGTCCCTGAGGTGGTTACTGCGGTTCACAGTGGCATGAAGGTTATGGGTATATCATGTATAACCAATATGGCAGCTGGCATATTGAACCAGCCTCTAAACCATGAAGAAGTCATGAAAACAGCAAAGGACGTTGAGAACAATTTTGTATCAGTGGTTCTTAAGTTTGTTCAAAATTGGGATATATAG
- a CDS encoding methyltransferase domain-containing protein, whose amino-acid sequence MDKEILTMEEAAELFSVSVKTFIKLLKEEKVPARKIGREWRFSRQALINWLSVGDSQQYSASEGEVKDFFNDVASKWEELRQDYYDESIKNKLIDLDIINSNMLVVDLGAGDGYISREVSKIARQVIAVDISAEMLKELKRKAAGEGIKNIQTVESDGLEVPIPEASGDVVCASMYLHHIADPELAIKEMNRILKPGGKVFLADYNEHSDRDLVEKMHDIWQGFSETDLKNWFKASGFKKVKLEKLAGRPKKTDRSIPGAGIFILTAEK is encoded by the coding sequence GTGGATAAGGAAATTCTTACTATGGAAGAAGCGGCAGAGCTTTTTAGTGTAAGCGTTAAGACATTTATAAAGCTTCTGAAAGAGGAAAAGGTTCCTGCAAGGAAAATAGGCAGAGAGTGGAGGTTTAGCAGACAGGCACTTATTAACTGGTTGTCTGTGGGAGATTCACAGCAGTACTCTGCTAGTGAGGGCGAAGTAAAGGATTTTTTTAATGATGTTGCCTCAAAGTGGGAAGAGCTAAGGCAGGATTATTATGATGAGTCCATTAAGAATAAACTGATTGATTTGGATATAATAAATAGTAACATGCTTGTAGTGGATCTTGGGGCTGGTGATGGCTACATATCCAGGGAAGTATCCAAAATTGCACGGCAAGTAATTGCAGTGGATATTTCTGCTGAAATGCTGAAGGAGCTTAAAAGAAAAGCAGCCGGTGAAGGAATTAAAAATATTCAAACGGTTGAAAGCGATGGTCTTGAAGTTCCTATACCCGAGGCTTCAGGAGACGTGGTATGTGCAAGTATGTATCTTCATCACATAGCTGACCCAGAACTGGCAATAAAAGAGATGAACAGGATCTTAAAGCCTGGGGGAAAAGTATTTTTAGCAGATTATAACGAGCACTCCGATAGAGATTTAGTTGAAAAAATGCATGATATATGGCAGGGCTTTAGTGAAACTGATTTAAAAAACTGGTTTAAAGCTTCAGGTTTTAAAAAGGTAAAGCTTGAAAAGCTTGCAGGTCGACCTAAAAAGACAGATAGATCTATACCGGGTGCTGGTATTTTTATTTTAACTGCTGAGAAATAA
- a CDS encoding carbohydrate kinase family protein: protein MGKVLVCGSIAYDNIMDFPGLFGEQILPDKIHALNVSFLVNSLKRVRGGTAPNIAYSLSLVGEKPVILGTAGRDFYEYRDWLIKNGVDTGCIKIVDEDYTATCYITTDMSNNQITGFYPGAMALDSQLSLKDMDLTGISLVVIAPTEPSAMTKWTMECQELGVPYLYDPGMQMPRLSSKELRDGIIGARIAIFNEYEYDLMKGKTGLSEDEILNNVDILVITLGEKGSIICGRNQKVQVKAARPVRVVDPTGAGDAFRAGLIKGYLEGVSLETMGRYACVSAVYAVEHKGATEHCYTIDDYKLRYKENYEAV, encoded by the coding sequence ATGGGTAAAGTGTTGGTTTGTGGTTCAATTGCGTATGATAATATTATGGATTTTCCCGGGCTGTTCGGAGAGCAGATACTTCCGGATAAAATTCATGCATTAAATGTAAGCTTTCTTGTAAACAGTTTGAAAAGAGTTAGGGGAGGTACTGCTCCTAATATAGCATACAGCCTTTCTCTTGTAGGGGAGAAACCGGTGATTTTAGGTACAGCAGGAAGGGATTTTTACGAGTACAGGGATTGGCTCATAAAAAACGGTGTTGATACCGGTTGTATAAAAATAGTTGATGAGGACTATACCGCTACATGTTATATTACAACGGATATGTCCAACAATCAGATAACAGGGTTTTATCCGGGAGCTATGGCTTTGGATTCTCAGTTGTCATTAAAGGATATGGATTTAACAGGGATATCCCTTGTTGTGATTGCACCTACAGAACCTTCTGCCATGACTAAATGGACAATGGAATGTCAGGAGCTTGGAGTTCCCTACTTATATGACCCGGGGATGCAAATGCCCAGGCTTTCGTCAAAGGAACTAAGAGATGGTATTATTGGGGCAAGAATTGCGATATTCAATGAGTATGAATATGACCTCATGAAAGGAAAGACAGGTCTTTCAGAGGATGAAATTTTAAATAATGTTGATATTTTGGTTATTACCCTAGGTGAAAAGGGTTCTATTATTTGCGGCCGTAACCAGAAGGTACAGGTAAAAGCGGCCAGACCGGTAAGGGTTGTTGACCCTACAGGAGCAGGTGATGCCTTCAGGGCAGGCCTTATAAAAGGATATCTGGAGGGTGTTTCCCTTGAAACCATGGGAAGATACGCTTGTGTATCAGCGGTTTATGCGGTTGAGCACAAAGGTGCCACAGAGCACTGTTATACAATTGATGATTATAAATTAAGATACAAAGAAAATTATGAGGCTGTATAA
- a CDS encoding amidohydrolase: MDILLKNIGIITGDMDNPHIEEGFVGIKDGIIDFVSSVNDSMPELKARKIIDGKNRLVMPGLINTHTHCGMTIMRNFANDLPLHTWLFDNIFPVEARLKGEDIYWGTMLGIAEMIKTGTTMFSDMYLDMDEVAKAVESSGIRANLSISPIKLNSGDNKIIDETDKVCEFYKNWNNNADRRITVSLEVHSTYLFSREWLEKSAYIAKKLGIGIQIHIQETKRELAESIEKYGITPLDLCLQTGILDAPVIAAHCVYLNDNDMDILKAKNVSVAHNPTSNLKLGSGIAPIPGLIERGINVSIGTDGAASNNNLNMFEEMHIAALLHKGYYNDPGVVSAREAITMATSNGAEANGLNGITGAVKKGMKADLIIIDMNKPHLCPVNDPVSALVYSVQGSDVETTIINGRIVMENRVLSTIDEELVMGRVREIAKRVIK; this comes from the coding sequence ATGGACATTTTATTGAAGAATATTGGTATTATAACAGGTGATATGGATAATCCTCATATAGAAGAAGGCTTTGTAGGTATAAAAGACGGCATTATCGATTTTGTAAGCTCTGTCAATGACAGCATGCCTGAATTGAAGGCACGAAAGATCATTGATGGGAAGAACAGGCTGGTGATGCCTGGGCTAATTAACACACATACCCACTGCGGCATGACAATAATGAGAAACTTTGCAAATGACCTGCCCCTGCATACATGGCTTTTTGACAATATTTTTCCTGTGGAGGCCCGATTAAAGGGGGAGGACATATATTGGGGAACCATGCTTGGAATAGCAGAGATGATCAAGACAGGAACTACGATGTTTTCCGATATGTATCTTGATATGGATGAAGTTGCAAAAGCCGTTGAGTCATCTGGAATAAGGGCAAACCTGTCCATAAGCCCCATAAAGCTTAACTCAGGAGATAACAAGATAATTGATGAGACTGATAAGGTTTGTGAATTTTACAAAAACTGGAATAACAACGCTGACAGGAGGATTACGGTTAGCCTGGAAGTTCATTCAACCTATCTTTTTAGCAGGGAATGGCTTGAAAAGTCAGCTTACATAGCTAAGAAGCTTGGGATAGGCATTCAGATTCATATACAGGAAACAAAAAGAGAACTGGCGGAATCCATTGAAAAATATGGTATTACACCCTTGGATCTGTGCCTTCAGACAGGCATATTGGATGCTCCTGTAATAGCGGCACATTGCGTATACTTAAATGACAACGATATGGATATATTAAAAGCAAAAAATGTCAGTGTAGCACATAATCCTACAAGCAATTTGAAGCTTGGAAGCGGGATTGCACCTATACCAGGTCTAATTGAAAGAGGTATAAACGTTTCTATAGGAACTGATGGGGCTGCCAGCAATAACAATCTTAACATGTTTGAAGAGATGCATATCGCTGCACTACTGCATAAGGGATATTACAACGATCCGGGTGTTGTCAGTGCAAGAGAGGCTATAACCATGGCGACTTCCAATGGGGCAGAGGCAAACGGACTTAATGGGATAACAGGTGCTGTGAAAAAGGGAATGAAGGCAGACCTTATTATAATTGATATGAATAAGCCTCATTTATGTCCGGTAAATGATCCGGTCTCGGCCTTAGTGTATTCAGTTCAGGGGTCGGATGTGGAGACAACTATAATAAATGGGCGTATAGTAATGGAGAACAGGGTTCTTTCTACAATTGATGAAGAACTTGTTATGGGAAGGGTCAGAGAGATAGCAAAACGGGTTATAAAATGA